Part of the Lycium ferocissimum isolate CSIRO_LF1 chromosome 6, AGI_CSIRO_Lferr_CH_V1, whole genome shotgun sequence genome, GTAGGACTTAAACTTAGTTTTGATTATGGATGAAAATCACCAAAGTTAAGTGCTCAGCTTACTAGTCCAACAAATAATTTAGAAGGAACATTTGATTTGACACTGGATGAGGACATCCAGGAAAACAAAGGGACAGACAGAATTTGGATGAGAGAAGTCTGTAGGTTTTTGCAGAACCTTACCACTGTTATAACATTAAACTGGATGTCAAGGACAAAGAATTGACCATAATATACACCTCTTTTTGGCTTTTGAAAATACTTTTAACAGCACATCCTACTGAAGTATTTCCAGGTCCTGTTAGTGCAATAACTGTTTATAGCTTAAGGTAAGTTGTTCAGATACTTGTAAAAGTTTCAAATAGTTCAAATAGCATGGATCAGCAACTAAGAGCTAGATAACTTGTGATTTATTTGGCTAAATTCATGTGAACATACAAGAAGGAAGCACTTGTAGCAGGTTACAACTGTTCAAGAATTACTTAAATACCAGCACCTTCCCTTCTCTTACTTTGGGAAAAtgtgtacatacatattcatctttgtctttaacaaattaaaagatgTGATTTGAGTTACCTAGCTTCTAGAGTCGGATTATGTAATACTGTCCTTGCAAATGTCATTCTCAAAAAGCATTTTGCAGGTTTTGTCTGCGTGAGGGGATTTGATCAAGAGACAAGAGCCCCACGACCTCTCATTGCTAGACTGCACTTCCCCACAAGTAAGTTGGTCAAAAATAGAAGTGATGACAAAAAAAAGGAGGGAGCAGCTGCTGAGAGAGTTGCTGGTTACAACTCACCAAAATCTGCTCATACAAAGTAGAGAAACACAGAGGAATAGGATAACAATTTGATGACTAACGCATTGTTGACATTCAATAACCTCACAGGAGATACAGATTTACATGTTACGGCAGCAGAACATTTGAGGTCACCCCTTAGGACATTACAAGGGTGTAGTGTACAATAAGCATCTCCTATTCTTTCATTTATGCTCCAAACTGAgccatttttcaagaaaatagcaTACAGCGATAGATGTAGGAAAATTGATATGTAACATTCATTGTTTGAATATTCAAACAGTTGATGTCATTGTAGTGGACAATATTTTTTAATTCATGCCCGAAATTACTACTGCTTTTACATGTTGTTGATACACTCATTTATATGTGGAAGAAGTGGTTAACTGGAGTTGTATACTATTGAACCTGCACCTAATAACTTAATAGGGATGGCCTGCAGTTTAAGCAAAGGATACAAAAGTATATAAATTAAGATAGGAAAAAGGATCACCTATCAGCAATAGGCTCTGCAAATTATGCTTCAAATCAATTAAAAACGAAAGAACTTATTTAAATCTGGAGAGTCTCAACCATAAACATCTGCCTATGTCCCTCTTGGCACTTAAGGCATAATGTCCTTAAACTACAAATCACTTATGTTTACTTATCGATATGCTAAAGAGGATGGATGATCCTATTTTTCAGTTAAACAGAAGCCCCGAGGCTCAGAAATATTCTCAACTTCCACATTGATCAAAAGGTCCATGCTTTACTAGCTCTCTGATAAGGTCTTTTACGCAACTCAAAGTGGTGTTGAATGAATCTTCCTCACCATATTATACTTGAGATACTAtcagtttttctttttaactcaGTTCAGTTAAGAAAATTAAACTAAGACCAAATTTCACCCTGTCTTGAAAGTATACAGACATTTCTgcttttttctctttccaaaATTTTACATACTCCATGCTTCTAAGAGAACAAAACTTACTATTTTAAACGAAAAATTAAAACTTCACATCTACCTATATACATAGATTTGCAAGAAAGATGGAGTTCTTCAGACaagttactttaaaaatataatgcaCTACTACTCTAAATTTAGTAGCCTGTAGCTACTGCTGGCATAAACTAAAATGCTAACTAAGAAGCTCTAAGAGCTTAGAATATATCTTTCTGATTATGCACCTCTAATACTCACTCAAAGTCCAAAACATCATACTAATCAATAATCTTCCATATGCAAACCAACTAATAGCCCTAACATCCATTTTATTAATCATTTCTATTTGCGAAATATCAATGATACATTACGACAGTGTCATAAAAGTTAGTCCATAGGAAGACTGAAATAGCAAACATCTCGTGTTGTCTCtcaccaaaacaaaacaaatcaatTCGCGTCCATACTaacaaatcagctaatagcccTAGCATCCacttttttttgtaattttcattTACACAATCATCAGTGATACAATACAACAGTCACCAAGCAAAATAACAACAATGGTGAGGAAGTTTGAATTAAAATTAAGACTGAAGCAGCAATCATCTCATCAATCATAGATTTAATTTGACGCGACAAATAGTGTATGCTTcatcagaggcggatctaggatttaaattCTTGGGATTcaaccttttaaattttttagcattgaaccattatatttctaaagttataggttcatatctactatttattgtaaatttagtaaatttttacatataaatttgtaCACCGCatcgaaagtttggggttcaattgaaccccaaattaTAATGCTCCATCCGCCCCTGTGCTTCATTGCTAAAATCGGATGATTCTACGGTTCTATGTTGATAACGAATAAGCAAATATGAGATTTAAGATTGCCAGATACAGAACGATTCAATAATCACGAATTCAAACGGCGCTAAGTAAATCAATGGTGAAAAAAGGAGTACCGGAATAGCTTTTGATAGGAAACAACAGTCACcaaacaaaataacaacaatgAGAAAGTTCGAATTAAAATTAAGTCTAAAGCAGCAATCATTTAGTCAATCATAGtcaaataataacaacaacagcaaTGAGAAAGTTCGAATTGAATTAAGACCGAAGCAGCAATCATCTAGTCAATCACAGATTTAATTAGACGCGAAAAGTAAAGTATGCTTCTGTTGCTAAAATCGGATGTTTCTATGGTTCTATGTTGAATGCTGATAATGAATAATCGAAAATACAGTAAGACTTAAGATTGCTAGATACAGAGCGAttcaataatcataaataaaatgGTGATTAAGGAAATCAGTGGTAAAGAGTGGAGTAGAGAGTACCTGAAGAGCCTTTGATAGGAAACTGTGGCAACGCCAGTAGGCAAGTTTACGATACAACGGCGGAAGGTAATGCGACGGTTGTGTTTGGAGagcttttattttgtttttgtttttccctAGGGACTGAAAAGTTATAATGTTTTACCGCCTTTTATCTTATTACATACATTCCCGCCTCCTTTTTCCCTCTCcgaaatctctttttttttttttttttttttttgggttctcCTCTGGATGGAAaaatgggtcatttgcacttttgtccctcaAGGCAATAATTTCTGTTGtagattaaatttatattttcacattATAATATCTCACTGGTTAAATCGCTCTTAAAGTTctgagggcaaaaattaaagaccagctcaTTTGAAGGGCAACCGATGCAATTTCTTCTCAAAAATAGAAACGTTTGgctaattctctagaaaatcaaatcaaacaccACTTTTATAGTACTAGTACTTTTATAGTACTAGTACTAGTAGCTTCTTCATGTGAGAAGTGGTTTTAGACACTTTAGGGGGGAATTTTTTTGGGGAGCAGTCAAAGAGTTTCTAATATTTGTTCAaacatatttttctcaaaaaaaaaaaaaaatcaatatttgTTGATAAAGGCTTCTCGAAAATGTTTTACAACCGGATTAGTATTTTCATATGAGAATTATTGGTCAAAAGTCACTGTTTgtggaagaaggagatgaaggaTCGCAGGAAATACCCTTCTTTTGGGGCCacaaaagagaagatgaaaagaaaatgaaaatgaaaatgggTCGGATCGGattaaaaacatttcttgttaaTGAAGCCAAAACATGCCAATGTAACAATTATTTGCTAGAAGCACTTTCACATTTTTTCCATATAGAGTACAACATATCGTCTGAGTGAAAATGTTGGCGTCGCACTACTTGAAACGTCTCTGTACATGAATGTGGTGGGAAACAAGAGGCACTCAGGTTTCCCCACGACTCATGTTCCAAAACTCAActtcatactccagaacacgtACAACCGTTGCCTCAGCTTTTGAAACGATATCTTCTGGTGACTTCTCAAGACGACGATTAGCTATAGTTTGAAGAGAACGGCAATACTGACCAAAACCATCATTGGCCCATCTTTGACAAGTCTCTTTTAGTTCTTCTGGGGTTTTAGAGCCATCAGATAAACAATGGGCATAACTTTCTTGATAGACAGCTTCAATTGCCCAAAAGGCTGCAATAGCAACTCTATATTCTACTTCAGGGCTCGTTAAGCTTTCCAAAAATCTGTTATCAAAAGAGCACAAGTTAATCAAAAGAAAATCTCCACGGCCGACTTGATTAAAGTTCACTCACCGTATATACACAGGACAAAAAAACATGTCTTTGATGTCTTTGGTTTAGTTTACTAGCAGTGAGAAGGTAAGGACATTGTTTAGGCACAAGTAAAACATGATCTGTATTcatatcttttcctttttaagattaaaatactGCAAGCCAATTCTAACACAATGCCTGAACCACTAGAAATTTGCTTATTGTCCCGTATTAACAGCAAAAACCACACACAAAGTCGATAAACTTTAGCAGAGAAGATTGACAGTGAAACAGCACCACTAGGATCATGTATACAAGTTTAGTGGATTCCAAAAAGTCTATATCAGTTTGACCAGTTAGCCAGATTACATGATAAAAAAAACAATATCGATGAACTTTAGCAGAGAAGATTGTCAATAAAACAGCACAGCTAGGAGCTTGAGTACAGGTTTATAGGATTTTAAAAGGTCTATATCAGCTTGACCAGTTAGCCCGATTACATGATTAAAAAACGATATCGATGAACTTCAGCAGAGAAGATTGTCAATTAAACAGCACAGCTAGGAGCTGGAATACAGGTTAATAGAATTTTAAAAGGTCTATATCAGCTTGACCAGTTAGCCAGACTACACGATAAAATTCTTCAGGGGGGGTGAAACGAGCAAAGCAAAATCTGTTTTGTTTAATAAGATATGTAGAAATACTGAAATAGTAGTTGAAAAAAACCAATCAGGGGCTGAGTGCATCTTCAGATACTATCAAATTAGAATTGTTGAACTTTAAATTCtaagaaaaaggatgacaaTAGCAGATAGAAATAAGGCAACCAATTTCATGTTGAACAGGAAAGCATGATAAAGGAGTAGACATTGCAATAGTGGGACAACTTTGAACCACAAAAAACGAGTTTAGCCTAATTATAGAAATGCGCAAGatcttgtatatgtatatagtccACCTTATACCTGCAATATTCCAGGTTAGCCTTTTGAGGGACAATACTAGACAGTGAAACACTCCACTTAGATG contains:
- the LOC132059152 gene encoding probable bifunctional TENA-E protein isoform X2: MALLTSLPSSDGCLMQGQDYIFVRAFVPFVASLLLKAWKESDDDSDVEVILGGVAALNDEISWFKREASKWSVSLSSIVPQKANLEYCRFLESLTSPEVEYRVAIAAFWAIEAVYQESYAHCLSDGSKTPEELKETCQRWANDGFGQYCRSLQTIANRRLEKSPEDIVSKAEATVVRVLEYEVEFWNMSRGET
- the LOC132059152 gene encoding probable bifunctional TENA-E protein isoform X1; the protein is MEGAKKEISMIEKWLNQHQKLYTAATRHPFTLSIRDGSVDLSAFKRWLGQDYIFVRAFVPFVASLLLKAWKESDDDSDVEVILGGVAALNDEISWFKREASKWSVSLSSIVPQKANLEYCRFLESLTSPEVEYRVAIAAFWAIEAVYQESYAHCLSDGSKTPEELKETCQRWANDGFGQYCRSLQTIANRRLEKSPEDIVSKAEATVVRVLEYEVEFWNMSRGET